Proteins from a genomic interval of Plasmodium reichenowi strain SY57 chromosome 13, whole genome shotgun sequence:
- a CDS encoding GTPase, putative, whose product MILLQLTVVGYLNTGKTSLINSIMNNEIFTNYSHTPLPMIYYKVHKDKSRAFCVEIEDTSVDVDINNFTNMMRKEITTNSKNMKNPVFSYFENPCIQFQEHDPYNSISYGRMAYFLVFDLTNPSTFEYVKMIYLNMSSIYEKYYTLKPFISLVGNKSDLADENCALVREAENFSNEHMVQLWLTSAYTGKNVKKLFLHTINMVYNNTNLWKYDIEESGSESSESLY is encoded by the exons atgATATTATTGCAGTTGACTGTTGTAGGATATTTAAATACTGGAAAAACATCCTTAATAAATTCTATTAtgaataatgaaatattcACAAATTATTCACATACCCCCTTACCAAT gatatattataaagtTCATAAGGATAAAAGTAGAGCTTTCTGTGTTGAAATAGAAGATACGTCAGTTGATGTTgacataaataattttacaaATATGATGAGGAAAGAAA TTACAACAAATAGTAAGAACATGAAGAATCCTGTGTTTAGTTATTTCGAAAATCCGTGTATTCAATTCCAGGAACATGATCCTTACAATTCTATTAGTTATG GAAGAATGGCATATTTTCTTGTTTTCGATTTAACTAATCCATCAACTTTTGAATATGttaaaatgatatatttaaatatgtctagtatttatgaaaaatattat acGCTCAAACCATTTATATCTCTTGTGGGAAATAAATCTG ATTTAGCAGATGAAAACTGTGCTTTAGTTCGAGAAGCAGAAAATTTTTC TAATGAACATATGGTTCAACTTTGGCTGACTTCAGCTTATACAGGAAAAAACGTGAAGAAG CTATTTCTTCATACTATTAATATGGTCTACAACAATACTAATTTGTGGAAATATGACATAGAAGAg TCTGGATCTGAGTCGTCTGAAAgtttatattaa
- a CDS encoding step II splicing factor, putative — protein MWINKIGNKSASFINHKHFHPGNIKNLERVWLAEENEKKRKEEEEKYLKKREEQYKLYELKKQLRKNEEENKNDVHNILYDINKELKKENSFKKKILHNSISNETTPNVNIINKILIRSKYDEDIFLKNHRCIYGSYYDKEKNKWGFKCCKNIDKNSKCTNNTSCSYNINNNLIKKDLTKSKNKKKKKKKLIVDNSITAVLNKI, from the exons ATGTGGATAAACAAAATAGGGAATAAAAGTGCTTCATTTATTAATCATAAGCATTTTCATCCAG gtaatataaaaaatttggAGAGAGTATGGCTAGCTGAGgagaatgaaaaaaaacgaaaagaagaagaagaaaaatacTTAAAGAAAAGAGAAGAGcaatataaattatatgaattaaaaaaacaattacgaaaaaatgaagaagaaaataaaaatgatgtacacaatattttatatgatataaataaagaattgAAAAAGGAGAATtcctttaaaaaaaaaattttacaTAATAGTATTTCAAATGAAACTACCCcaaatgtaaatattataaataagaTACTTATAAGATCAAAATATGATGAAgacatatttttaaaaaatcataGATGTATTTATGGTTCTTATTATGATAAggaaaaaaacaaatggGGTTTCAAGTgttgtaaaaatatagataagAATTCAAAATGTACAAATAATACAAGTTGtagttataatataaataataatcttattaaaaaagattTAACAAAATCaaagaacaaaaagaagaaaaaaaaaaaacttatTGTTGATAATAGTATAACAGCTGTtttgaataaaatatga